The following proteins are encoded in a genomic region of Doryrhamphus excisus isolate RoL2022-K1 chromosome 6, RoL_Dexc_1.0, whole genome shotgun sequence:
- the fkbp16 gene encoding FKBP prolyl isomerase 16, which produces MELEPCEEYKVVDLQMKDATLELADMVGHSVLPCGPDEVCEELCTSNNGDDEEDSKNTETTCSTDTKGEGAGMTRCQEQRKLKKTNSWKMVRFQDPSMEDDVLERDSSVESLFPDYALEEWTMTSFEELFVKEDWQDITDDRLLRKKVLEAATADAQIPTWGQEVTVKMQGVLEDRTVVEKDCKLVFVIGEGDASQALEECVLSMHRGEITLLLADSQYAYGLLGREPDIPAWAPLLYQLQLLDVRDKPDPLNLLVSDRIRIGNQKRERGNFHFQREEYTMAARAYCMALDVLTTCSRDTSDGGVKEEEQEVHDYRVKCLNNLATTQLKLEQYNEALSTSRDVLALDSNNVKALFRAGKILSDMREYKEAMVLLKKALKLEPTTKAFHAELSKLVQRQSGGKATREWKAKPAQVLGDTIAPFVIPSKKQTSGISWKVILGALVVALASLVTSLILTARN; this is translated from the exons ATGGAACTAGAGCCTTGTGAGGAGTACAAAGTGGTGGACCTTCAGATGAAAGACGCCACACTTGAGCTTGCAGACATGGTCGGACACAGTGTGCTGCCCTGTGGTCCTGATGAGGTATGTGAAGAGCTGTGTACCAGCAACAATGGGGATGATGAGGAAGACAGTAAGAACACTGAGACCACATGCTCCACTGATACTAAAGGAGAGGGTGCCGGGATGACAAGATGCCAAGAGCAGAGGAAGCTGAAGAAGACAAACAGCTGGAAGATGGTGCGATTCCAAGATCCATCCATGGAGGATGATGTTCTGGAGAGAGACAGCTCAGTGGAGAGTCTCTTTCCAGATTATGCTTTGGAGGAGTGGACCATGACCTCCTTTGAGGAGCTGTTTGTGAAGGAAGACTGGCAGGACATAACAG ATGACCGACTGTTGAGGAAGAAGGTACTGGAGGCTGCTACCGCAGACGCCCAAATTCCCACCTGGGGCCAGGAGGTCACCGTGAAGATGCAGGGTGTTCTGGAGGATCGTACAGTTGTGGAGAAGGACTGCAAGTTGGTGTTTGTTATCGGAGAAGGAGATGCGAGCCAG GCACTGGAGGAGTGCGTGCTATCCATGCACAGGGGCGAGATCACATTACTGCTGGCAGATTCACAGTATGCATATGGGCTTCTAGGAAG AGAGCCTGACATCCCAGCCTGGGCTCCATTGCTGTACCAGCTGCAGCTGCTTGACGTCAGAGACAAACCAGATCCTTTAAATTTGCTCGTATCTGATCGTATCCGGATTGGCAACCAGAAGCGAGAGCGAGGGAACTTTCATTTCCAGAGGGAGGAATACACCATGGCTGCACGAGCATATTGTATGGCTCTGGATGTGCTGACCACGTGCAGCAGAG ataCCAGTGATGGTGGCgtgaaggaggaggagcaggaggttCACGACTACAGAGTCAAGTGTTTAAACAACCTGGCCACCACTCAGCTCAAGCTGGAGCAGTACAATGAGGCCCTCAGCACCAGCCGAGACGTTCTGGCCCTTGATTCCAACAACGTCAAGGCCCTCTTCCGAGCTGGAAAG ATTCTGTCCGACATGAGAGAATACAAAGAAGCAATGGTGCTGCTCAAGAAGGCCTTGAAACTGGAACCCACCACCAAG GCTTTCCATGCCGAGTTGTCCAAGTTGGTGCAGAGGCAGTCAGGAGGGAAAGCCACACGGGAATGGAAAGCCAAACCTGCACAGGTCCTTGGAGACACCATTGCACCTTTTGTAATTCCATCCAAGAAGCAAACATCA GGAATCTCCTGGAAGGTTATACTTGGAGCGCTGGTGGTGGCGTTGGCCAGCTTAGTGACCTCACTCATCCTGACTGCAAGAAACTGA